A region of Burkholderia gladioli DNA encodes the following proteins:
- a CDS encoding TraI domain-containing protein: protein MIDPRLFAPVGAGELVARNERRIELIAQCANESSRTEFDRKWLVPIIRCAEWFSSVPLSPELYREPAGAFRWTVETAFFAMRLSGGLKFGTNLPSERRRRIEPQYSYGVFLAAICSGLDEPYRHFEVERASDRHVWNPSVHGAVGPWLADASYRMARRSTPLPVERMRTGMLANVLVGTELLSGLDAEVQAEIFGAINPNHAPMGVESLIHKVVRQAIVTAAEFDSKAQRAVFAPVTFAVPSAIHVAAELEPKVEAASSVGTPIPGSAPAPAPDQSGVVDSSGDPTIAGGGGISEGPGAPPEVGQERTSASTVPAPAVQAPSKAPDNRQMALELPPPAAVNPAEIRREPASATPARAEARFDEILKGAPRMISDFFSALQQDVAGGKAKVRWAEKGLVVSKRTIGSYGVTSDTLIEHMRRRSLLLANDTAEVTLAPRIGELIQEREA from the coding sequence ATGATCGATCCGCGTCTCTTTGCTCCTGTCGGCGCTGGCGAGCTCGTGGCTCGCAACGAACGGCGTATCGAGCTGATTGCGCAATGCGCAAACGAATCGTCGCGCACGGAGTTCGACCGGAAGTGGTTGGTGCCGATCATTCGCTGCGCGGAGTGGTTTTCGTCCGTTCCGCTTAGCCCGGAACTGTACCGGGAACCCGCTGGCGCGTTTCGGTGGACGGTCGAGACGGCTTTCTTCGCGATGCGGCTCTCGGGTGGATTGAAATTCGGCACCAACCTTCCGTCGGAACGACGCCGACGCATCGAGCCGCAGTACAGCTACGGCGTATTCCTCGCGGCAATCTGTTCCGGACTTGACGAGCCGTACCGCCATTTCGAGGTGGAGCGAGCATCGGACCGTCACGTTTGGAACCCGTCGGTCCATGGGGCGGTCGGGCCATGGCTCGCTGACGCCAGCTACCGTATGGCGAGGCGGTCAACCCCCCTGCCGGTGGAACGCATGCGGACCGGGATGTTGGCAAATGTGCTGGTCGGCACGGAGTTGCTGTCCGGACTGGACGCCGAGGTGCAGGCGGAGATCTTCGGCGCTATCAATCCCAATCATGCTCCGATGGGCGTGGAAAGCCTGATCCATAAGGTCGTTCGTCAGGCGATCGTGACGGCCGCGGAGTTCGACAGCAAGGCGCAACGGGCGGTCTTCGCGCCGGTAACGTTCGCGGTTCCGTCAGCGATTCATGTGGCCGCCGAGTTGGAGCCCAAGGTCGAAGCTGCGTCTTCAGTGGGTACGCCAATACCCGGATCTGCGCCAGCGCCGGCGCCAGATCAATCGGGGGTTGTCGACTCCTCGGGGGATCCTACGATTGCGGGTGGCGGTGGGATTTCGGAGGGGCCGGGCGCGCCGCCAGAGGTTGGCCAGGAACGCACGAGTGCGAGCACGGTGCCGGCGCCTGCAGTACAGGCGCCATCCAAGGCTCCGGATAACCGGCAGATGGCGCTGGAGCTGCCGCCGCCAGCGGCCGTCAATCCTGCCGAGATTCGACGTGAACCTGCCTCGGCCACGCCGGCGCGGGCCGAGGCCCGGTTCGACGAAATTCTGAAAGGTGCGCCGCGCATGATTTCGGACTTCTTCTCGGCTCTGCAGCAGGACGTCGCGGGCGGCAAGGCCAAGGTTCGGTGGGCGGAGAAGGGCCTCGTGGTGTCCAAGCGCACGATCGGCAGTTACGGCGTCACAAGCGACACGCTGATCGAACATATGCGCCGGCGCAGCCTGCTTCTCGCCAACGATACTGCGGAGGTTACGCTGGCTCCGCGTATCGGTGAACTGATCCAGGAGCGGGAAGCATGA
- the traD gene encoding conjugative transfer system coupling protein TraD (Members of this protein family are the putative conjugative coupling factor, TraD, as the term is used for the SXT and TOL plasmid systems.), translated as MRGYINHFRPIYEVRAAFGWLIALLVLPLSGMPYGWAFALFVLPVFGLRSGQVWRALKFRMGLSTKWLTTLAVPSLLAIQTRMRAEVNAMYLGTGFEWTQKHCQMAHDILRMPTTEIPGLPKWLPKTKAGRAFEEMIEGLFAPKDSIRDREPQGVSWIHGLETAKGFVPFHYKAMGGHTAVGGTTGSGKTRTYEVISTQVIHCGDVLINIDPKNDKDWKARAEREAKRTGRKFLYFNQAKPSESIRLEPLDSWSQPSEIPSRIAQLMEEGPFRDFAYLFISRSVNGELYIGDKPNLRSILKYAQLGIDPLLEKALKRFFIESGQTDWEEQVATGTVKFANKPGSTPVDAMISLYQARFGANDRGHEAIDGLIATHVHDREHYMRIIASALPLLQMLATGETGLMLAPKVDDFEDEREIWTIEKVIRQKAVLHIGLDSLSNSIVAKAIASMILADVSAVCGSIYNFYDKPPDVVLIIDEIAEAINEQVIQILNKGRGAGFKAFVAFQTRADLEAKLGNAAKMLQVLGNLNNQIILRLEDTDTAEWFSKKVGDTAIRNLIVSSSTSKASEGHVGEFTGSVTRSQQLEAVPLIPTRLIQTLPNLQYFMRISGGAVYQGRIPILTG; from the coding sequence ATGAGGGGTTACATCAACCACTTTCGGCCAATTTACGAGGTTCGCGCTGCATTCGGTTGGCTGATCGCGCTCCTAGTTTTGCCGCTTTCCGGTATGCCGTACGGCTGGGCCTTCGCCCTGTTTGTGCTCCCGGTTTTCGGTCTCCGCTCGGGGCAGGTGTGGCGCGCACTCAAGTTTCGGATGGGCCTGTCAACGAAGTGGCTTACGACGCTGGCGGTGCCGTCCTTGCTCGCGATCCAGACCCGCATGCGCGCCGAAGTGAACGCGATGTATCTCGGCACCGGCTTCGAGTGGACGCAAAAGCACTGCCAGATGGCTCACGACATTCTGCGGATGCCGACCACCGAGATTCCTGGCCTTCCGAAGTGGTTACCCAAGACGAAGGCCGGCCGCGCGTTCGAAGAGATGATCGAGGGCCTCTTTGCGCCGAAGGACAGTATCCGGGACCGCGAGCCACAGGGCGTTTCCTGGATTCACGGTCTAGAGACGGCGAAAGGTTTTGTGCCCTTTCACTACAAGGCGATGGGTGGCCACACGGCGGTGGGCGGGACGACAGGCTCCGGCAAGACGCGGACATATGAGGTCATCTCGACGCAGGTTATCCACTGCGGCGATGTGCTGATCAACATCGATCCCAAGAACGACAAGGACTGGAAGGCTCGAGCTGAGCGCGAGGCAAAGCGTACCGGCCGGAAGTTCCTGTATTTCAACCAAGCCAAGCCGTCTGAGTCAATTCGCCTCGAGCCGCTCGATAGCTGGTCACAGCCGTCCGAGATTCCGAGCCGCATCGCGCAGCTCATGGAGGAGGGGCCGTTCCGTGATTTCGCGTACCTGTTTATCAGTCGGTCGGTGAATGGCGAACTGTACATTGGTGACAAGCCGAACCTGCGCTCGATCCTGAAGTACGCGCAGCTCGGGATCGATCCACTCCTGGAGAAAGCACTCAAGCGTTTCTTCATCGAGAGCGGCCAGACCGACTGGGAGGAACAGGTTGCGACCGGCACGGTCAAGTTCGCGAATAAGCCAGGTTCGACGCCAGTCGACGCGATGATTTCGCTATACCAAGCGAGATTCGGTGCGAACGATCGAGGCCACGAGGCGATTGATGGATTGATCGCGACCCACGTGCATGACCGCGAGCATTACATGCGGATCATCGCGTCGGCCCTGCCGCTGCTCCAGATGCTTGCGACCGGGGAAACTGGCCTGATGCTCGCTCCGAAGGTCGACGATTTCGAAGACGAACGGGAGATCTGGACGATCGAGAAGGTCATTCGGCAGAAGGCTGTCCTGCACATCGGGCTCGACTCATTGTCCAACAGCATTGTCGCAAAGGCCATCGCGTCGATGATTCTGGCGGACGTGTCGGCGGTGTGCGGTTCGATTTACAACTTCTACGATAAACCGCCCGATGTCGTGCTGATCATCGACGAGATCGCAGAGGCAATCAATGAGCAGGTGATCCAGATCCTGAACAAGGGGCGCGGCGCCGGCTTCAAGGCGTTCGTGGCGTTCCAGACGCGCGCTGACCTCGAAGCTAAGCTAGGGAATGCCGCAAAAATGCTGCAGGTTTTGGGGAACTTGAACAACCAGATCATCTTACGATTGGAAGACACCGACACTGCAGAGTGGTTCTCGAAGAAGGTGGGGGACACCGCGATCCGCAACCTGATCGTCTCTAGCAGCACGAGCAAGGCCAGTGAAGGGCATGTGGGGGAGTTCACCGGCTCGGTGACGCGGTCGCAGCAGCTGGAAGCCGTGCCGTTGATTCCGACACGTCTGATACAGACCCTCCCGAACCTGCAGTACTTCATGCGCATTTCGGGCGGCGCGGTATATCAGGGACGCATTCCAATTCTTACAGGCTAA
- a CDS encoding DUF4400 domain-containing protein: MAGSRFVGHIKLWFFFVPLLSLALLPAAPEPSLFVIPDAETASVASSLGEARAADVVVATNRIFKRYFVETGLVQASMASTGSSQIEDGGVADFANRWVHNFWRLVYRMAYRLIVMKYWLLGVVVFGIAMFIDGSVRRKVRAAAAGFVSPLSFHLAAHGILLVFGMTFAVLIAPVPIIAPYLLIVAACLGLLLWKVASSYQ, from the coding sequence ATGGCTGGTAGTCGGTTCGTCGGACACATCAAGTTGTGGTTCTTCTTCGTGCCCCTCTTGTCGTTAGCTCTTCTGCCGGCGGCACCGGAGCCGTCGCTGTTCGTCATCCCGGACGCCGAGACCGCGTCCGTGGCCAGTAGCCTCGGTGAGGCACGAGCAGCGGACGTCGTCGTAGCCACGAACCGAATATTCAAGCGCTATTTCGTCGAAACTGGTTTGGTGCAGGCGTCGATGGCGTCTACGGGCAGTTCCCAGATTGAGGACGGGGGCGTGGCGGACTTTGCGAACCGCTGGGTCCACAATTTCTGGCGTCTTGTGTATCGGATGGCTTATCGCCTCATCGTGATGAAGTACTGGCTGCTCGGTGTCGTGGTGTTCGGGATCGCGATGTTCATTGATGGGTCGGTCCGCCGGAAGGTGAGGGCCGCAGCAGCCGGCTTCGTCAGCCCTTTGTCGTTCCACCTTGCCGCCCACGGAATCTTGCTGGTGTTCGGCATGACGTTCGCGGTTTTGATCGCGCCCGTTCCGATTATCGCGCCATACTTGCTTATCGTCGCGGCGTGCCTCGGCTTGCTGCTGTGGAAAGTGGCGTCCTCATACCAATGA
- a CDS encoding ATP-dependent helicase — protein sequence MLDELNPQQREVALLRRHCLAIACPGAGKTKMSAAKAAWRLQDPTAMVGAVTFSKDAAVELRERILALAPPDAKRRLIAGTFHSLSFKQLQQPGRGRPDIASDGDRLGMLGRVLAELGYDWKVEEAVPIIERIKTNFGQADEGSAEAALYAAYQDALERNGKIDFQDMLRLAVERMQSGEIKPYRFTDLLVDEFQDTDPLQFRWVELHARAGTQVTVVGDDDQSIYGFRAALGFRGMENFARTFEAQRVVLGSNYRCRAEILAAADRVIQNNVDRMPKLLHASRGTGGEVAARRFDDEYGDAVAAVEALEPKLAAGESCAILARTNRILDPLESVCRSHGVPYYRASGGSVLSKPQAALMCNLLQVVEGHKQNGIDAVLGYMGMSSYDLSTLHKRMGTAFVQLQKQELIGLGLHEETATAYRAFMKRLGEWQALCLRSFHSLALEGVYEWMMTYAKGDVATRAIQCIYDVVSRLSGSFSERIEFLRRDNNKPGEGVLVLTTMHSAKGLEYDHVWISRSEEGVVPDSKSPESEERRLFYVAMTRARDSLTISSTTKNAVSRFVIESGIERDSIA from the coding sequence ATGCTCGACGAGTTGAACCCCCAACAGCGCGAGGTGGCACTTCTACGCCGCCACTGCCTCGCGATCGCTTGCCCGGGCGCGGGCAAGACGAAAATGAGCGCCGCGAAGGCCGCTTGGCGCCTGCAGGATCCGACCGCAATGGTTGGGGCCGTCACCTTCAGCAAGGACGCCGCCGTCGAGCTGCGTGAGCGAATTCTCGCGTTGGCGCCGCCAGACGCCAAGCGCCGCCTCATCGCTGGCACCTTCCACTCCCTCTCCTTCAAGCAGCTTCAACAACCCGGGCGCGGACGGCCGGATATTGCCTCGGACGGAGACCGGCTCGGAATGCTGGGGCGCGTGCTCGCGGAGCTCGGGTACGACTGGAAGGTCGAGGAGGCCGTGCCGATCATCGAGCGGATCAAGACCAACTTCGGCCAGGCGGATGAAGGCTCGGCCGAGGCCGCGCTCTACGCCGCCTACCAAGACGCGCTTGAGCGAAATGGCAAAATCGACTTCCAGGATATGTTGCGTCTGGCCGTCGAACGGATGCAGAGTGGGGAGATCAAGCCCTACCGGTTTACGGATCTGCTCGTCGACGAGTTCCAGGATACGGACCCGCTTCAGTTCCGTTGGGTTGAGCTGCACGCCCGCGCAGGTACTCAGGTCACCGTGGTCGGTGACGATGATCAAAGTATCTACGGGTTTCGGGCTGCCCTGGGTTTCAGGGGAATGGAGAACTTCGCGCGCACGTTCGAGGCTCAACGCGTTGTACTCGGAAGCAACTATCGCTGCCGCGCGGAGATTCTGGCGGCCGCAGACCGCGTGATCCAGAACAACGTCGATCGCATGCCGAAGCTCCTTCATGCGTCGCGTGGCACCGGGGGCGAGGTTGCGGCGCGGCGATTTGACGACGAATACGGCGACGCGGTGGCCGCGGTTGAAGCGCTTGAACCAAAACTGGCTGCCGGCGAGAGTTGCGCAATTCTCGCCCGTACCAACCGTATCCTGGATCCGCTTGAGTCGGTATGTCGATCACATGGCGTGCCGTACTATCGGGCGTCAGGTGGATCGGTGCTCAGCAAGCCGCAGGCCGCGTTGATGTGCAATCTGCTACAAGTCGTGGAAGGCCATAAGCAAAACGGCATCGACGCCGTTTTGGGGTATATGGGCATGAGCTCCTACGACCTCAGTACATTGCATAAGCGCATGGGGACCGCTTTCGTCCAGTTGCAAAAGCAGGAGCTGATCGGCCTTGGCCTGCACGAGGAAACAGCGACCGCTTACCGGGCCTTCATGAAGCGGCTGGGCGAGTGGCAGGCACTTTGCCTGCGGTCGTTCCATTCGCTTGCGCTGGAAGGCGTCTACGAGTGGATGATGACGTACGCGAAGGGCGACGTCGCCACTCGGGCTATCCAGTGTATTTATGACGTGGTGTCCCGGTTAAGCGGCTCGTTCTCTGAGCGCATCGAGTTCTTGAGGCGGGACAACAACAAGCCGGGCGAGGGCGTTTTGGTGCTCACGACGATGCACAGCGCAAAGGGGCTGGAGTATGACCACGTCTGGATCAGCCGCTCGGAGGAAGGGGTTGTGCCGGACAGCAAGAGCCCGGAGTCGGAGGAGCGGCGCCTGTTCTACGTCGCCATGACGCGAGCTCGCGACAGCCTGACCATTTCATCGACCACGAAGAATGCGGTTTCGCGGTTCGTAATCGAGTCCGGTATTGAGCGAGATTCGATCGCGTGA
- a CDS encoding bactofilin family protein: MKVKPNNVTVLMAGLVVEGNMILDHGLSVFALANGDIISTEGLLHIGAGGIVKGKVQGEIVRIDGLVEGDVHARTTLEINGRVLGNVFYCGTIRLGQHAALNGQLRRVSRELIIESAPAERETTHERLESNGAAQ; the protein is encoded by the coding sequence ATGAAAGTAAAACCGAACAACGTGACGGTCCTGATGGCGGGTCTGGTGGTCGAAGGCAACATGATTCTCGATCACGGCCTGAGCGTCTTCGCCCTCGCGAACGGGGACATCATTTCGACAGAAGGTCTGCTGCACATCGGAGCCGGCGGGATCGTCAAGGGGAAGGTCCAGGGCGAGATCGTCCGGATAGATGGACTTGTAGAGGGCGACGTCCACGCGCGGACCACGCTGGAGATCAACGGCCGCGTTCTCGGCAACGTCTTTTATTGCGGCACTATCCGGCTAGGGCAACATGCCGCACTCAACGGGCAGCTCCGTCGTGTATCCCGTGAGCTCATCATCGAAAGCGCCCCTGCCGAGCGAGAGACGACGCACGAACGCCTGGAATCGAACGGAGCCGCTCAATGA
- a CDS encoding DUF7696 family protein, with amino-acid sequence MLPNRLNSRIADVITQTIAEERSATDTTSPAWRQRCEVAQVAMFTDSDRRIFLSSIANRRGEAAAKALEQSADALRTQAIFQLARKPS; translated from the coding sequence GTGCTCCCCAATCGTCTCAATTCCCGGATTGCCGACGTGATCACTCAAACGATCGCAGAGGAAAGGTCAGCCACTGATACGACGTCACCCGCATGGCGGCAGCGTTGCGAAGTGGCGCAAGTCGCCATGTTCACCGACTCCGACCGCCGGATTTTTCTGTCCAGTATCGCCAATCGGCGAGGTGAAGCGGCAGCCAAGGCTCTCGAGCAATCGGCGGACGCGTTGCGCACCCAGGCGATCTTCCAACTTGCGAGGAAACCTTCATGA
- a CDS encoding NADAR family protein, producing MRRIGNFTAFFGAEDVLSNWHPSRFTYHDVEFNCVEQFMMYAKAMLFDDHETASKILTAQSPKRQKELGRDVSGFDEQTWIKSRESIVFVGCREKFRQNPSQGTVLSGTGSTILVEASRSDKIWGAGIGQFDSRITDPTKWPGLNLLGYTLMRVRDRPFSK from the coding sequence ATGCGCCGAATTGGCAATTTCACGGCGTTTTTCGGTGCTGAAGATGTATTGAGTAATTGGCACCCGAGCCGTTTTACCTACCATGACGTTGAATTCAACTGCGTCGAGCAGTTCATGATGTACGCGAAAGCGATGCTGTTCGACGACCACGAAACCGCGTCGAAGATTCTGACGGCGCAATCACCGAAGAGGCAGAAGGAGCTCGGTCGCGACGTATCTGGTTTCGACGAGCAAACGTGGATCAAAAGCCGCGAATCAATCGTGTTCGTGGGCTGCAGGGAGAAGTTCCGGCAGAACCCCAGCCAAGGAACGGTGTTAAGCGGAACGGGCTCAACGATTCTTGTCGAGGCCAGCCGGTCCGACAAAATCTGGGGAGCTGGGATTGGTCAATTCGACTCTCGAATCACCGACCCCACGAAGTGGCCTGGACTTAACCTCCTTGGTTACACATTGATGCGGGTGCGTGACCGTCCGTTCTCGAAGTGA
- a CDS encoding metallophosphoesterase family protein has protein sequence MKIAHFSDLHYSPGNLEEADRCFSHAVGEAIAREAVVAVISGDSTDHRLDAHAPALNALARQVHRLAQAMPVLMLQGTFTHEPPGTLDNFALMGARYPVAIADRVCQVALYDGNFWFSRGPVFAGEEVRHHLECEPQAIFTCLPTMNKADLALRVGSLAASTDLPDTLGGFLAAAGRINAAFRAAGIPTIGVSHGTVNGCQTEHAVTMAGFDHEFSLSALFGAECSAFLLGHIHKYQTWEREGRLVGYPGSIGRFHYGELGDKGYLSWDVSASDARAVLVPSPSREMVSVAFDGPPDMNELEALAAASAGKFVRIRWQIDEEHKQLVDRKAIEAMFSTAAGVKLEPRVLPVMRSRAEGISMALTVDAKLTRWCELADVDADPLVDRLQLLEAGEPDAIAQAILARLACPGKSSADQRSAPIDGSVPSLTTTLMHVGDGATAAVEPDWLSDDLFAA, from the coding sequence ATGAAGATCGCGCATTTTTCTGACCTGCATTACTCGCCGGGAAACCTCGAGGAGGCTGACCGGTGCTTTTCGCATGCGGTGGGTGAGGCCATTGCACGCGAGGCTGTCGTGGCGGTGATCAGCGGTGACTCGACCGACCACCGTCTTGATGCCCACGCGCCGGCATTGAACGCCCTCGCCCGGCAGGTGCACCGACTCGCGCAAGCGATGCCGGTGCTCATGCTGCAGGGCACGTTCACGCACGAGCCGCCGGGAACGCTTGACAACTTCGCGCTGATGGGCGCGCGGTATCCGGTGGCGATAGCGGATCGAGTCTGTCAAGTCGCCCTCTACGACGGGAATTTCTGGTTTTCGCGTGGTCCGGTTTTCGCTGGAGAGGAGGTTCGGCATCACCTCGAATGCGAGCCCCAGGCGATCTTCACCTGCCTGCCCACGATGAACAAAGCCGACCTGGCGCTGCGCGTCGGGTCGCTGGCGGCATCGACAGATCTCCCGGATACCCTCGGGGGGTTCCTCGCAGCTGCCGGCCGGATCAATGCGGCATTCCGAGCGGCGGGCATCCCTACGATCGGCGTATCGCACGGCACGGTGAACGGTTGTCAGACGGAACACGCCGTCACGATGGCAGGATTCGATCACGAGTTCAGCCTGAGCGCGCTGTTTGGCGCGGAGTGCTCGGCGTTCTTGCTGGGTCACATCCACAAGTACCAGACGTGGGAGCGCGAGGGGCGCCTCGTGGGGTATCCGGGTTCGATCGGACGTTTCCACTACGGTGAGCTCGGCGACAAGGGCTATCTGTCTTGGGACGTTTCCGCTTCCGATGCACGGGCCGTCCTGGTCCCTTCACCGTCGCGGGAGATGGTTTCCGTTGCGTTTGACGGTCCGCCTGACATGAACGAGCTCGAAGCGCTCGCGGCGGCATCCGCCGGGAAGTTCGTGCGTATCCGCTGGCAGATCGACGAAGAGCATAAGCAACTGGTCGACCGCAAGGCGATCGAAGCGATGTTCTCGACTGCCGCCGGCGTGAAGCTCGAGCCGCGCGTGCTTCCTGTCATGCGTAGCCGGGCGGAAGGGATCAGCATGGCGCTGACGGTCGACGCGAAGTTAACCCGATGGTGTGAGCTGGCCGACGTCGATGCTGACCCGCTGGTTGATCGGCTGCAGCTGCTCGAGGCCGGCGAACCCGACGCGATCGCGCAAGCGATCCTGGCGCGTTTAGCCTGTCCCGGCAAGTCCTCGGCTGATCAGCGCAGCGCGCCAATCGACGGGTCCGTTCCATCTCTGACCACAACGTTGATGCACGTGGGGGATGGCGCGACGGCCGCAGTCGAGCCGGATTGGCTCTCTGATGATCTGTTCGCGGCGTAA
- a CDS encoding nuclease SbcCD subunit C, translating into MRPLKLLLEGFHGVRDGMKRDSVELDLESLPNGLIALTGPNGAGKTTIMDNLHPYRIMPSRASKLSVDAFSYWDHISGLQARKELEWEHDGLRYRSTFAFRKPGKSGKADYFLFYRSTDGEWRPVSLPDGTVSDGKGENYDRCVDAICGSLESFFTSVFSAQNRRPLASYGASEIKALLAELLKIDHLRALSTKAAEVAKVLARELGVVQQDLTAFSGKRERVDQTRKAIAMDVSEIAAAREQRTAVQAEIATLTQQHAVLVAKQGENAAAAARLGELGARRNELRSSLEAMERDGQAEQQRFLQRATTIRNTIAGHAAVVRQRESILGAAADRDDAQLRLSKAEALLEPLQRAIDELDAKRLRAATVGSTLTSLQSEGTTKADLIKTLNEQSAVIGSVPCAGMDIHVTCPLLAQARSAAQQVDVQTISLNDLRTRYRSHKAELDQLAPAVEALSAKRAELQRVNSGLAAARQALQRATELAARKPLLDAAETGMQQGQAELASLEIERGEASKRRQTETARINGLLREVEAEVSRLASVDVAQAIADVDRQMAARRETCTGLDARIEALIRSQATGETTLVTLERELEGFSATQALAERISDEIAKWKLLAKGVGNDGVIALTIDDAGPALTQTVNDLLLACYGTRFTVQIQTQRTLANGDTREGFEILVHDAESDSCKAVGVMSGGQKVWINECLTRGVALYIAGNAGQPYETLFSDESDGPLDPDRKVQFMRMKREVLRQGGYAREFFISQTPDLIAEADAVIDVAALAR; encoded by the coding sequence ATGCGACCACTGAAACTGTTGCTTGAAGGGTTCCATGGCGTGCGGGACGGGATGAAACGCGACAGCGTCGAACTCGACCTGGAGTCACTGCCCAATGGATTGATTGCGTTGACGGGGCCGAACGGCGCCGGCAAGACGACGATCATGGACAACCTCCATCCGTACCGGATCATGCCGTCTCGCGCGTCGAAGCTCTCGGTTGACGCGTTCTCATACTGGGATCACATCAGCGGGTTGCAGGCGCGCAAGGAGCTTGAATGGGAGCACGATGGCTTGCGCTATCGGTCGACCTTCGCGTTCCGCAAGCCCGGCAAATCCGGCAAGGCGGACTACTTCCTGTTCTATCGCTCGACCGATGGCGAGTGGCGGCCGGTATCGCTGCCGGATGGCACTGTCTCGGACGGCAAGGGCGAAAACTACGATCGATGTGTTGACGCGATCTGCGGTTCGCTCGAGTCGTTTTTCACCAGCGTGTTTTCGGCGCAGAACCGCCGGCCGCTCGCGTCGTACGGAGCGAGCGAGATCAAGGCGTTGCTCGCTGAACTGCTGAAGATCGATCACCTCCGTGCGTTGTCGACGAAGGCTGCAGAGGTCGCGAAGGTGCTGGCCCGGGAACTCGGCGTGGTGCAGCAAGACCTCACGGCATTTTCTGGAAAGCGGGAGCGAGTCGATCAGACGCGCAAGGCGATTGCGATGGACGTTTCGGAGATCGCTGCCGCGCGCGAGCAGCGCACGGCTGTACAGGCTGAGATCGCGACGCTGACGCAGCAGCACGCCGTGCTGGTTGCCAAGCAAGGCGAGAACGCAGCTGCGGCGGCGCGACTCGGGGAACTAGGGGCGCGTCGCAACGAGCTGCGGTCTTCGCTTGAGGCCATGGAGCGTGACGGGCAGGCGGAGCAGCAACGGTTCTTGCAGCGCGCGACGACGATTCGTAACACGATCGCCGGCCATGCGGCCGTTGTTCGGCAGCGTGAGTCCATTCTTGGCGCCGCAGCGGATCGCGACGATGCACAGCTTCGGCTCAGCAAGGCCGAAGCACTGTTAGAACCTTTGCAGCGGGCGATCGACGAACTTGACGCGAAGCGACTGCGGGCAGCAACGGTCGGATCGACGCTCACCAGCCTGCAATCGGAGGGCACGACCAAGGCCGACTTGATCAAGACCCTGAACGAGCAATCGGCGGTCATCGGCTCGGTGCCGTGTGCCGGGATGGATATTCACGTGACGTGTCCGTTGCTCGCGCAAGCGAGGAGCGCGGCACAGCAGGTGGACGTCCAGACCATCTCGTTGAATGACCTTCGGACCCGGTACCGCAGCCATAAGGCGGAACTGGATCAACTGGCGCCGGCTGTTGAGGCGTTGTCGGCGAAGCGCGCCGAACTGCAGCGCGTCAATTCGGGACTCGCGGCGGCCCGGCAGGCGTTGCAACGTGCAACCGAACTTGCCGCACGAAAGCCGCTGCTCGATGCAGCTGAAACCGGGATGCAACAAGGCCAGGCGGAACTTGCGTCGCTCGAAATTGAGCGAGGCGAGGCGTCGAAGCGTCGACAGACCGAGACGGCGCGGATAAACGGCTTGTTGCGGGAGGTCGAGGCGGAGGTGTCGCGTCTGGCTTCTGTCGATGTCGCGCAAGCGATTGCGGATGTCGATCGCCAGATGGCCGCTCGACGCGAGACCTGCACGGGGCTGGATGCCAGGATCGAAGCATTGATCCGGAGTCAGGCTACCGGAGAAACGACGCTGGTAACGCTCGAGCGCGAGCTTGAGGGCTTTTCAGCGACGCAGGCACTCGCAGAGCGCATCTCGGACGAGATCGCGAAGTGGAAGCTGTTGGCGAAAGGCGTGGGCAATGATGGCGTGATTGCGCTGACGATCGATGACGCAGGCCCGGCACTGACGCAGACGGTGAACGACCTGCTGCTTGCGTGCTACGGCACGCGGTTCACGGTCCAGATCCAGACGCAGCGCACGTTGGCCAACGGTGACACGCGCGAGGGATTTGAAATCCTCGTGCACGACGCCGAAAGCGACAGCTGCAAAGCGGTCGGCGTGATGTCGGGTGGTCAGAAGGTATGGATAAACGAATGCCTGACACGGGGCGTCGCCCTGTACATCGCTGGTAACGCGGGACAACCGTACGAGACGCTGTTTAGCGACGAATCGGATGGTCCGCTTGATCCCGACCGCAAGGTGCAGTTCATGCGTATGAAGCGCGAGGTGCTCCGTCAGGGTGGGTATGCGCGGGAGTTTTTCATCTCGCAAACGCCCGACCTGATTGCGGAGGCCGATGCGGTCATCGACGTGGCGGCACTTGCGAGGTAG